Proteins encoded in a region of the Halioglobus maricola genome:
- a CDS encoding cytochrome P450 — protein MNIETALANYDLPKIRQYQEKTPRADLAKIPGSRGLPFFGHMFPFLKDFHKLLDQEHARHGPVFKQKSPLGEMVFLLGPEANELVLKNEDKLFSNFLAWDVTFKGLFDNNLLERDFSDHKQKRRILQAAFKREAIVQHLAIMSPVLKAGISQLSSGKTVKAKNFLKDLLLDTGAKVFLGSDIGPEAKNLNQAFEAIVAGTADFFKWEKIWFSPYAKGVKGNQVVSEFIFREIDVRRSSSGGDMFTQFCQLKDDEGRYFSDEEIRDHILFLLFAAHDTTTSTLSSTLYALASNSEWQEELRAEVTAIDKEDLELDDLDLLVKTGWTIAEALRMYPPLAMMPRVALREFEFAGHIFPRNTPVAVSPLFTHYMEEYWEKPHTFDPTRFSPERNEQKGNFFQYIPFGGGAHKCLGLHFAEVQGKTFLYHLLKNYKVSKDEKMDSYKYNNIPLTFPTDGLPLTFTLLQD, from the coding sequence ATGAATATAGAAACAGCATTGGCGAATTACGACTTACCGAAGATCCGCCAATACCAGGAGAAAACACCTCGCGCCGATCTGGCCAAAATCCCGGGGAGTCGAGGCCTGCCTTTTTTCGGGCATATGTTCCCTTTTCTAAAAGACTTTCACAAACTGCTGGACCAGGAGCACGCTCGCCATGGACCAGTATTCAAGCAAAAAAGCCCACTGGGAGAAATGGTTTTTCTGCTAGGACCCGAAGCTAACGAATTGGTCTTAAAGAATGAAGACAAACTATTTTCCAATTTTCTGGCATGGGACGTTACATTCAAAGGTCTGTTCGACAACAACTTGTTAGAGCGAGACTTTTCTGACCACAAACAGAAGCGTCGAATCCTTCAGGCCGCGTTCAAACGAGAGGCCATTGTGCAGCACCTGGCCATAATGAGTCCGGTATTGAAGGCAGGCATCAGTCAACTTTCCAGTGGGAAGACGGTAAAGGCCAAGAATTTCCTCAAAGATCTACTGTTAGACACTGGCGCAAAGGTCTTCCTTGGCTCGGACATTGGCCCGGAAGCAAAAAATCTGAATCAAGCGTTTGAAGCGATCGTTGCGGGAACAGCCGACTTCTTCAAATGGGAAAAAATCTGGTTTTCACCCTATGCCAAAGGTGTAAAGGGAAACCAGGTCGTTTCAGAGTTTATCTTCCGCGAAATTGATGTTCGACGCTCATCGTCAGGGGGCGATATGTTCACACAGTTTTGTCAGCTCAAGGATGACGAAGGCCGGTACTTCAGCGACGAAGAAATCCGGGACCACATACTGTTTCTGTTGTTCGCGGCACACGACACGACGACCAGTACCTTAAGCAGCACCCTGTATGCGCTGGCCTCAAATAGTGAATGGCAAGAAGAGCTGAGGGCAGAAGTTACTGCGATTGATAAAGAGGATCTTGAGCTAGACGACCTGGACCTTTTAGTAAAAACAGGCTGGACGATTGCAGAAGCGTTACGCATGTACCCGCCTCTTGCGATGATGCCCAGGGTTGCTCTGCGGGAATTCGAGTTCGCAGGACATATTTTCCCCCGGAATACCCCGGTAGCTGTTTCACCACTGTTCACCCACTACATGGAAGAGTACTGGGAAAAACCTCATACCTTCGATCCAACGCGATTTTCGCCCGAGCGCAACGAGCAAAAAGGGAACTTCTTTCAATACATCCCGTTTGGCGGCGGCGCTCACAAATGCCTGGGGCTACACTTTGCGGAAGTACAGGGGAAAACCTTCCTCTACCATTTGCTGAAGAACTATAAGGTCAGCAAAGACGAAAAGATGGACTCCTACAAATACAACAATATCCCCTTAACGTTTCCCACCGATGGCTTGCCGCTGACATTTACTCTCCTGCAAGATTGA
- a CDS encoding alpha/beta fold hydrolase has product MPQTVFSVPWKSETFEVLPLNIVYQEEAVFKDTYGGDVGLVALDGRYYKPEKDSDTVLISMHPIGGTGQLPVMRQLAKQGIHVIAADSRYRGVDNALIMEKVVTDLGAVVRLARETLGYKKVILLGWSGGGSLSSYYQAQAESPTVTSSPCGTGPDLTRANLIPADGVIFMAAHVSRHGTLTEWVDASIIEETDPYNRDPELDIYSGEHSAPFSAEFIARYRAAQIARNRKITAWVKDKLAWLQSSGRENEEFAFTVHATMADLRWLDPAIDPNDRKPNWCYLGDPRIVNMGPVGLARAATLRSWLSQWSFDDANGDGPRCAASITKPVLVINNTADDACTPSHAQRLFDGVGHNDKELRHIEGASHYYIGQPEQAKEASSLVLDWLKRKGFEG; this is encoded by the coding sequence ATGCCCCAAACAGTATTTTCTGTGCCCTGGAAAAGCGAAACCTTTGAAGTTCTGCCGCTGAACATCGTTTATCAGGAGGAAGCAGTCTTCAAGGATACCTACGGGGGTGATGTTGGCTTGGTTGCACTGGATGGGCGTTATTACAAGCCAGAAAAAGACTCGGACACGGTGCTTATCAGTATGCATCCCATCGGTGGCACCGGTCAGCTACCGGTGATGCGCCAGTTGGCCAAGCAGGGCATCCATGTTATTGCGGCAGACAGCCGCTATCGCGGGGTCGACAATGCCTTAATCATGGAAAAAGTAGTCACCGACCTGGGCGCGGTGGTGAGGCTGGCACGGGAGACGCTGGGTTATAAGAAAGTAATCCTTCTCGGTTGGAGTGGCGGTGGATCGCTGTCTTCCTATTATCAGGCGCAGGCCGAGTCACCCACAGTGACAAGTTCACCCTGTGGGACCGGACCCGACCTCACCAGGGCCAACCTGATTCCGGCTGACGGGGTCATATTCATGGCAGCACATGTGTCGCGGCATGGCACGCTGACTGAGTGGGTAGACGCATCGATCATCGAGGAGACGGACCCCTACAATCGCGACCCCGAGCTTGATATCTACTCAGGAGAACACAGCGCACCTTTTTCAGCTGAATTTATAGCGCGATATCGCGCCGCGCAGATAGCCCGTAACCGCAAGATCACCGCCTGGGTTAAAGACAAGCTTGCCTGGCTGCAGTCTTCCGGGCGTGAAAATGAGGAGTTTGCCTTTACCGTGCACGCGACCATGGCTGATCTGCGCTGGCTCGATCCAGCCATTGATCCTAACGACCGCAAACCAAACTGGTGCTACCTGGGCGACCCGAGAATCGTCAATATGGGACCGGTGGGGCTTGCCCGTGCTGCAACCTTGCGGAGTTGGTTGTCGCAGTGGAGCTTTGATGACGCTAACGGCGACGGCCCCAGGTGCGCGGCGAGCATCACAAAGCCAGTGTTGGTTATCAACAATACGGCGGATGACGCCTGTACGCCCAGTCATGCCCAACGTCTGTTCGACGGCGTTGGCCACAACGACAAGGAACTAAGGCATATAGAGGGGGCGTCACATTACTATATCGGGCAGCCGGAGCAGGCGAAGGAAGCGTCGTCACTGGTTCTTGACTGGTTGAAGCGCAAGGGTTTCGAAGGGTAG
- a CDS encoding VOC family protein, whose translation MAKPNGIHHIAISTADMKAQIEFFADVLGMELVGLFWMHGVKNAWHGFMKMGDSAFAFVFLPKNKEAQPVIGQTHAGSGAGASAPGTLQHLALNVDTCEELMAMRDRIRSRGVPCFGPLNHGLCQSIYFAGPEGLSLEVATNDCEAPLDTEGSWLEPEVIELAGISAEELEKYRHPEPFEASEGTGSVKQPSYDAEKPHLELGPNILYRLALHLPDSMTAKSNPEYAKPPKKIK comes from the coding sequence ATGGCCAAGCCCAACGGCATCCATCACATCGCCATATCCACCGCCGATATGAAAGCGCAAATCGAGTTCTTCGCCGACGTGCTCGGTATGGAACTGGTGGGCCTGTTCTGGATGCACGGTGTGAAAAATGCCTGGCACGGCTTCATGAAGATGGGCGATTCCGCATTTGCCTTTGTGTTCCTGCCCAAGAACAAGGAAGCACAACCGGTTATCGGCCAGACGCACGCAGGCAGCGGCGCCGGGGCAAGCGCGCCGGGCACCCTGCAGCACCTCGCGCTGAACGTCGACACCTGCGAAGAACTGATGGCGATGCGCGATCGCATTCGCTCACGAGGCGTACCCTGCTTCGGCCCCCTTAATCACGGGCTGTGCCAATCTATTTATTTCGCCGGGCCCGAGGGCCTGTCTCTAGAGGTCGCTACCAACGACTGCGAGGCGCCACTCGATACCGAGGGGTCCTGGCTGGAGCCGGAAGTGATCGAACTCGCAGGCATTTCAGCAGAAGAGTTGGAAAAATATCGCCATCCCGAACCGTTCGAGGCAAGCGAAGGCACAGGCTCGGTCAAGCAGCCCAGCTACGATGCGGAAAAACCGCACCTGGAATTGGGGCCCAATATACTTTACCGCCTGGCCCTGCACCTGCCGGATTCAATGACCGCCAAGTCCAACCCGGAATACGCTAAGCCACCGAAAAAAATTAAATAG
- a CDS encoding enoyl-CoA hydratase/isomerase family protein gives MARQQFETLLLEEQGAVDWLTLNRPESLNALNPTMVSELTHYFRDLATRPDRRIVVLRGAGRAFCAGLDIKAGGNSEEALALGTVQKGLQSQREIAEIYLAMRRCPQPIVALISGAACGGGFSLALASDIRIADSTAKMNCAYIRIGLGGCDMGSSYFLPRQVGSSVAAELILTGKFINAQRSLDLGLVSQVVEPGQLEAAVEEDLQLMLTNSPLGLRLSKEALNVNIDTGSLEAAIALEDRNQILCAQTADAQEGMAAFAQRRAPEYRDA, from the coding sequence ATGGCCCGGCAACAATTCGAAACTCTACTCCTGGAAGAACAAGGCGCAGTCGACTGGCTGACCCTGAACCGGCCGGAGTCACTGAACGCCCTCAACCCAACCATGGTTTCGGAGTTGACCCACTACTTCCGCGACCTGGCCACTCGCCCCGATCGCCGTATCGTGGTACTGCGGGGTGCCGGTCGGGCTTTTTGCGCGGGTCTGGATATCAAGGCCGGCGGAAATTCGGAAGAAGCGCTAGCGCTGGGTACTGTGCAGAAGGGTCTGCAGTCCCAGCGGGAAATCGCAGAAATCTATCTGGCCATGCGACGCTGTCCACAACCCATTGTCGCGCTGATCAGTGGTGCGGCCTGTGGCGGCGGTTTTTCACTGGCCCTGGCCTCAGATATTCGCATTGCAGACAGCACGGCCAAAATGAATTGTGCCTATATACGCATCGGCCTGGGAGGCTGCGATATGGGTTCATCCTACTTCCTGCCGCGTCAGGTCGGATCATCAGTCGCTGCGGAGCTAATTCTCACTGGCAAATTCATCAACGCGCAGCGGTCCCTGGATCTGGGCCTGGTGTCACAGGTAGTCGAACCAGGCCAACTCGAAGCTGCGGTTGAGGAAGACCTGCAGCTCATGCTAACCAATTCTCCACTGGGGCTGCGACTCTCCAAAGAGGCCCTGAACGTCAATATCGACACAGGCTCTCTGGAGGCAGCTATCGCACTTGAAGATCGTAACCAGATTCTCTGTGCACAAACTGCAGATGCTCAGGAAGGCATGGCAGCCTTTGCGCAGAGACGCGCACCTGAGTACCGAGATGCCTGA
- a CDS encoding GlcG/HbpS family heme-binding protein codes for MSSLVNQKLSISSLAAEKVIAAARSKAAEMGKPMVIAIVDEAGELKAFERMDSAPMLSVKLAQDKAYTAVSFGMPSHGWHDFIKDDAPLLHGIVHTDRLVVFGGGYPITVNGEVVGGIGVSGAHYSDDMLVAEAGLAALED; via the coding sequence ATGAGCTCACTGGTTAACCAAAAATTAAGCATCAGCAGTCTGGCGGCTGAAAAAGTAATCGCTGCAGCCCGTAGTAAGGCTGCGGAAATGGGTAAGCCGATGGTGATCGCCATCGTCGACGAGGCGGGTGAACTCAAAGCCTTCGAGCGCATGGACAGTGCTCCCATGCTCAGTGTAAAACTCGCCCAGGACAAGGCGTATACCGCAGTGTCTTTCGGTATGCCCAGCCACGGCTGGCACGATTTCATCAAAGACGATGCGCCCCTGCTGCACGGCATCGTGCACACTGATCGCCTGGTAGTGTTCGGCGGCGGCTACCCCATCACTGTCAATGGTGAAGTCGTTGGTGGTATCGGTGTCAGCGGTGCTCACTACTCTGACGATATGCTCGTGGCCGAGGCCGGCCTGGCAGCACTGGAAGACTGA
- a CDS encoding AMP-binding protein, translated as MKHSDYIHPYAGKDVPWLLRAQAEKNPDGVHLAWEPFEGKACTWTYSQFLGEVEALAGGLAARGIGTGDRVLIHMNNCPEFLFAWHACALLGAVAVTTNPRSAASEMEYFIDHSQVRYALTQPEFLELIRGRRGDIEWIASTISNSDSAQEFDIGDAIPYGELVGDAADIPKRQADPMAPVSVQYTSGTTSRPKGVVWTHANALWGGQVGTTHNAISSADTAIVFTPLCHTNAMSWAHFPVLWSGGTMVLQPKFSASRFWPVALKHRCTWANVIPFAVGALASIEVPEKHDFRFWVVGAGNVGIAEQLFRLPFVGAWGMTELITHGTYTPIHLPCPEMSMGMPTPELQLKVVDESGEQVSPGETGLLKVKGVRGVSLFAEYLKNPEATDGSYDEDGWFDTGDRVYQMADGHLRFADRSKDMLKVGAENVAASEIEAVVATVPGVMENAVVGKPDPMLDEVPVAFVRAVNAGDELAVQIIEACEKNLANFKVPREVHFLEEFPRAELNKIAKNKLRDQLK; from the coding sequence ATGAAGCACTCGGACTATATCCACCCCTACGCGGGCAAGGATGTACCCTGGTTGTTGCGTGCCCAGGCCGAGAAGAATCCCGACGGCGTGCACCTGGCCTGGGAGCCCTTTGAGGGGAAGGCCTGCACCTGGACCTACTCGCAGTTTCTCGGGGAGGTAGAGGCGCTGGCCGGCGGGCTGGCAGCGCGAGGCATCGGCACTGGCGACCGGGTGTTGATCCATATGAACAATTGCCCGGAGTTTCTGTTCGCCTGGCATGCCTGTGCCTTGCTGGGGGCGGTAGCGGTGACGACCAATCCCCGTTCTGCCGCCAGCGAAATGGAATACTTTATTGATCATTCACAGGTGCGCTATGCCTTGACCCAGCCGGAGTTCCTGGAGTTGATACGGGGCAGGCGGGGCGATATCGAATGGATCGCCAGCACCATATCTAATAGCGATAGCGCCCAGGAATTCGATATTGGCGACGCCATTCCCTATGGCGAGCTTGTAGGTGATGCTGCGGATATTCCGAAGCGCCAAGCCGATCCCATGGCGCCTGTATCAGTGCAGTACACCTCAGGTACTACCTCGCGTCCCAAGGGCGTGGTGTGGACCCACGCCAATGCACTTTGGGGTGGGCAGGTAGGCACAACCCACAATGCGATATCCAGCGCGGACACTGCCATTGTGTTCACGCCCCTGTGTCATACCAACGCGATGAGTTGGGCACACTTCCCGGTCTTGTGGTCTGGCGGCACGATGGTGTTGCAGCCGAAGTTTTCCGCCAGCCGCTTCTGGCCGGTGGCACTGAAACATCGCTGTACCTGGGCCAATGTCATTCCCTTTGCCGTGGGCGCTCTGGCCAGCATAGAGGTGCCGGAAAAACACGATTTCCGCTTCTGGGTGGTGGGCGCCGGCAATGTAGGGATTGCAGAACAATTGTTCAGGCTGCCCTTCGTGGGAGCCTGGGGTATGACCGAACTGATCACCCACGGCACCTACACACCTATACATCTTCCCTGTCCGGAAATGTCCATGGGCATGCCGACACCGGAGTTACAACTCAAGGTAGTGGACGAGTCTGGCGAACAGGTTTCACCCGGCGAGACCGGGCTGCTTAAAGTTAAGGGGGTGCGCGGGGTATCCCTCTTCGCTGAGTATCTGAAGAACCCTGAAGCGACTGACGGCAGTTATGATGAAGATGGTTGGTTCGATACCGGTGATCGGGTGTACCAGATGGCGGACGGACATCTGCGCTTTGCCGACCGTAGTAAGGACATGCTCAAGGTGGGCGCCGAAAATGTGGCCGCGTCTGAAATCGAGGCTGTGGTTGCCACGGTGCCAGGAGTCATGGAAAACGCAGTGGTAGGAAAGCCCGACCCCATGCTGGACGAGGTGCCGGTAGCCTTTGTGCGCGCGGTGAACGCCGGCGATGAACTGGCCGTTCAGATTATCGAGGCCTGCGAAAAGAACCTTGCCAACTTCAAAGTACCCCGGGAAGTGCACTTCCTCGAAGAATTTCCCCGGGCGGAGCTGAATAAGATTGCCAAGAACAAATTGCGGGATCAGCTGAAATAA
- a CDS encoding enoyl-CoA hydratase/isomerase family protein: MDYKQIVVEREGNVVTCRVFNPPLQVFTTPMMAELNHLLSEIENDDSVRVFVVTGTDGVFIRWMDLTEMSDHSKADLSEVTYVPTIGPIHELGMRIQKLKAVTVAAINGVVGGGGCEFSLSFDFRLMSADGPGYAEPVTFALPQTSFGLTPGGGGAWHCIRLLGRAKALDVLLHGEFMPPEQALELGLISRLYPAETYEQDVAAFVNNMAARAPLALQGVKRLVSFGTDAGQLDFCAQEMKELMPTLTSKDAQLALTSWLENPDPAAYNPQFTGE; encoded by the coding sequence ATGGATTACAAGCAAATAGTAGTTGAGCGCGAGGGGAATGTTGTTACCTGCCGAGTGTTCAACCCGCCTTTGCAGGTATTCACCACGCCCATGATGGCGGAACTCAACCACCTGTTGAGTGAAATCGAGAACGATGACAGTGTCAGGGTATTTGTTGTCACGGGCACCGATGGCGTGTTTATCCGATGGATGGATTTAACCGAAATGTCAGATCACTCCAAGGCGGATCTTTCTGAGGTCACCTATGTTCCAACTATCGGACCTATCCATGAACTGGGTATGCGTATCCAGAAACTCAAGGCGGTTACTGTCGCCGCTATTAATGGCGTAGTTGGCGGTGGCGGTTGTGAGTTCTCCCTGAGCTTTGATTTTCGCCTGATGTCAGCCGATGGCCCCGGCTATGCAGAGCCGGTGACTTTCGCCCTGCCGCAGACAAGCTTCGGCCTGACGCCCGGTGGTGGTGGCGCCTGGCACTGTATCCGCCTGCTGGGTAGGGCAAAGGCGCTGGATGTACTCTTGCACGGTGAGTTTATGCCGCCGGAGCAAGCGCTGGAGTTGGGATTGATCAGCCGTCTATACCCCGCGGAGACGTATGAGCAGGATGTTGCAGCTTTCGTTAACAACATGGCAGCCCGGGCTCCGCTTGCATTACAGGGCGTGAAGCGACTGGTGTCCTTTGGTACTGATGCGGGGCAGCTGGATTTTTGTGCGCAGGAGATGAAAGAGTTGATGCCAACGCTCACTTCAAAGGATGCCCAGTTGGCACTCACATCATGGCTTGAAAACCCGGATCCTGCAGCCTACAACCCGCAGTTTACGGGCGAGTAA
- a CDS encoding TetR/AcrR family transcriptional regulator, with product MPRGAKQKQERSSREDWLREALELLGEMGISSITIDALCNRLGLTKGSFYWHFSGRQELLSAMVERYASTHPLEIRERLEQSGLDDWGQLQQLSQEAYEKYARIDHAMRIWAEDSEETLEAVKQSDAKTLRFHEQKLKAMGVPLKKARPIARLILCASLGYSFARPSLGGKKEYDEMGPLIKSLIDLEIQAKN from the coding sequence ATGCCTCGAGGAGCAAAGCAGAAACAAGAGCGATCCAGCCGTGAAGACTGGTTGCGGGAAGCTCTGGAGCTTCTCGGTGAGATGGGAATTAGCAGCATCACCATCGATGCGCTGTGCAATCGGCTTGGTCTGACCAAGGGAAGTTTCTACTGGCATTTCAGTGGGCGACAGGAGCTGCTGTCCGCGATGGTGGAGCGCTACGCCAGCACCCACCCCCTGGAAATTCGCGAACGCCTTGAGCAGTCCGGTCTCGATGACTGGGGCCAGTTACAGCAGTTGAGCCAGGAGGCATACGAAAAGTACGCCAGGATCGACCACGCCATGCGCATCTGGGCCGAGGACAGCGAGGAGACACTCGAGGCGGTCAAGCAGTCTGATGCCAAGACCCTGCGGTTTCACGAGCAGAAGCTGAAGGCGATGGGCGTACCCCTGAAAAAAGCCAGGCCGATCGCACGGCTGATATTGTGTGCCAGCCTGGGCTATTCCTTCGCCAGGCCCTCACTGGGTGGGAAGAAGGAATACGATGAGATGGGCCCCCTGATCAAGAGCCTGATCGACCTGGAGATCCAGGCCAAGAATTAA
- a CDS encoding VOC family protein, which yields MSQPNALHHIAISTGDIKKQIEFFSDVLGMELVALYWMHGAEGAWHGFMRLGNEAVAFVFLPENAELENKIGYTHPGHGAGGSAPGTLQHLSLNVDTREDMLALQNRIRSRGVPVMGPIHHGFCSSIYFAGPENLTLEISTNDGANAPLDLDGTWIDQEVVKLAGISADELERYRNPAAYEAPAESVPQPAYDTSKPMFALPEEMLQAMLQAPDEAITEAVSDTVPPGK from the coding sequence ATGAGCCAGCCAAACGCACTTCACCACATCGCTATTTCTACCGGTGACATAAAAAAGCAGATTGAGTTTTTCAGCGACGTACTGGGCATGGAGCTTGTTGCCCTGTATTGGATGCACGGCGCTGAAGGTGCCTGGCACGGCTTTATGCGCCTGGGCAACGAAGCAGTTGCCTTTGTATTCCTGCCTGAAAACGCAGAGCTTGAAAACAAGATCGGTTATACACACCCAGGCCACGGCGCAGGCGGGTCAGCACCCGGCACCCTACAGCACCTATCCCTGAATGTTGATACCCGGGAAGATATGCTAGCGCTGCAGAACCGTATTCGCTCGCGGGGAGTTCCGGTCATGGGCCCGATCCATCACGGATTCTGTTCCTCAATTTACTTCGCCGGCCCGGAAAACCTGACCCTGGAAATATCGACCAATGACGGAGCTAACGCTCCCCTTGACCTCGACGGCACCTGGATCGACCAGGAGGTCGTAAAACTTGCAGGCATCTCTGCAGATGAACTGGAGCGTTATCGCAACCCGGCCGCCTATGAAGCGCCAGCAGAGTCCGTGCCCCAACCGGCGTACGATACCAGTAAGCCCATGTTCGCTCTTCCGGAAGAAATGCTCCAGGCCATGCTGCAAGCGCCCGATGAGGCCATCACTGAAGCTGTAAGTGATACCGTACCCCCGGGCAAGTAA
- a CDS encoding enoyl-CoA hydratase → MPNQSPVLTEISDGVMLITLNRPQSLNAMSKGLVDGVVAAMKQAEADENVKVIVITGAGKAFCAGVDLKELSEGGDVLEADSELQTVFPNCSKPIIGAINGVAVTGGLELALNFDFLYAADTARIGDTHAKVGLMPTWGMSQKLSRIIGINRAREMSLSGALIDAQTAMDWGLVNKVCKPENLLQEVMDKAREIAANHAEAVAGIRKLINDGWCTSLSDGLKLEGERSQPFNDALDFSVMGERLGQVKKSNR, encoded by the coding sequence ATGCCCAATCAATCACCCGTCTTAACCGAGATTTCTGATGGTGTCATGCTGATTACACTTAACCGTCCGCAAAGCCTGAATGCGATGTCCAAAGGCTTGGTGGATGGTGTGGTTGCTGCCATGAAGCAGGCAGAGGCTGATGAAAACGTTAAGGTTATTGTGATTACCGGTGCTGGTAAGGCATTTTGTGCCGGTGTGGATCTTAAGGAGTTGAGTGAGGGGGGAGACGTCCTGGAGGCTGATTCTGAATTGCAGACGGTTTTTCCCAACTGCAGCAAACCGATTATTGGTGCCATCAATGGGGTGGCTGTGACCGGAGGCCTGGAACTCGCACTGAACTTCGACTTTCTCTACGCGGCTGATACCGCCCGCATTGGTGACACCCATGCCAAGGTCGGATTAATGCCAACCTGGGGCATGTCCCAGAAACTGTCGCGGATAATTGGCATCAACCGGGCGCGGGAGATGAGCCTGTCGGGAGCCTTGATAGACGCTCAAACCGCGATGGACTGGGGTCTGGTGAACAAGGTCTGCAAGCCTGAAAACCTGCTGCAGGAAGTTATGGACAAAGCCAGGGAGATCGCCGCCAACCATGCCGAAGCCGTGGCGGGTATCAGAAAGCTGATCAATGACGGTTGGTGCACAAGCCTGTCCGATGGCCTGAAGCTAGAGGGCGAGCGCTCCCAGCCCTTCAATGATGCGCTGGATTTCTCGGTTATGGGTGAGCGGCTGGGACAGGTCAAGAAAAGCAACCGTTGA
- a CDS encoding SDR family NAD(P)-dependent oxidoreductase, which translates to MSLVNALDFSGKKVLVCGASDGIGYGVAKAFLEAGAEVAITGTRTADDYDNDFSGMQFHSLNIQDAAAITDLAAKFDSLDVLVNCIGSVLWKKAEFEREGFEKILAINLTGAMQLCTEFYPLLETSQGSIVNLDSVVAISPAPANPAYSASKAGLVQLTKALAMKWGRKGVRVNSLAPGMVATKLTTNQSSQEQQAEFAKTNPVGRFGTPQDIAGGVLFLSSPMAAYVTGHQLVIDGGMTL; encoded by the coding sequence ATGAGTTTAGTAAACGCTTTAGATTTCAGCGGCAAAAAAGTACTAGTCTGCGGTGCCTCCGATGGCATTGGTTACGGCGTTGCTAAAGCCTTCCTCGAGGCTGGCGCCGAAGTCGCGATCACCGGCACCCGCACAGCGGACGATTACGACAATGACTTCAGTGGGATGCAATTTCACTCCCTGAATATCCAGGATGCGGCCGCCATCACCGACTTGGCGGCGAAATTCGATAGCCTGGATGTACTGGTTAACTGTATTGGCTCGGTGCTGTGGAAGAAAGCCGAATTCGAGCGCGAGGGCTTTGAGAAAATCCTCGCGATCAACCTGACCGGGGCCATGCAACTGTGTACCGAGTTTTATCCGCTACTGGAAACCAGCCAAGGGAGTATTGTGAACCTCGACTCCGTGGTGGCCATTAGCCCGGCTCCCGCTAATCCAGCCTACAGCGCCAGCAAAGCCGGCCTCGTGCAACTGACCAAGGCCCTGGCCATGAAGTGGGGGCGTAAGGGCGTTCGGGTCAACAGCCTGGCCCCGGGCATGGTGGCTACCAAGCTCACCACCAACCAGTCCAGCCAGGAGCAGCAGGCGGAATTTGCTAAAACCAACCCGGTAGGCCGTTTCGGCACACCGCAGGACATCGCTGGCGGCGTCCTGTTCCTGAGCTCGCCAATGGCAGCCTATGTCACCGGCCATCAACTGGTGATCGATGGCGGCATGACGCTGTAA